The following proteins are co-located in the Solanum pennellii chromosome 8, SPENNV200 genome:
- the LOC107027161 gene encoding L-lactate dehydrogenase B, which yields MSSSSSLSLDGLELNQVFFKSIANSNPPSQTNHHTKISVIGVGNVGMAIAQTILTQDLVDELALVDANSDKLRGEMLDLQHAAAFLPRTKIVASADYTVTAGSDLCIVTAGARQNPGESRLNLLQRNLAMYKSIVPELVKYSPECILLIVSNPVDVLTYVAWKLSGFPVNRVIGSGTNLDSSRFRFLIADHLDVNAQDVQAYIVGEHGDSSVALWSSISVGGIPVLSFLESQQIAFEKDTLEKIHKQVVQSAYEVINLKGYTSWAIGYSVANLAFSIIRDQRRIHPVSILAKGFYGIDGGDVFLSLPAQLGRNGVLGVTNVHLTDEEIQQLRNSAETILEVQNQLGI from the exons ATgtcatcatcatcttcattaAGCCTTGATGGTCTAGAACTAAACCAAGTTTTCTTCAAATCAATCGCCAACAGTAACCCGCCATCTCAGACGAATCACCACACGAAGATCTCCGTCATCGGCGTCGGCAACGTCGGAATGGCCATCGCTCAAACAATCCTTACTCAGGATCTCGTCGACGAGCTAGCACTCGTCGACGCAAATTCCGATAAATTACGCGGCGAGATGTTGGATCTCCAACATGCCGCCGCGTTCCTTCCGAGAACTAAAATCGTTGCTTCGGCTGACTATACGGTTACGGCCGGGTCGGATCTGTGTATTGTCACGGCGGGTGCTCGGCAGAACCCGGGGGAGAGCAGGTTGAATTTGTTGCAGAGGAATTTGGCGATGTATAAAAGTATTGTGCCGGAGCTGGTGAAGTATTCGCCGGAGTGTATATTGTTGATTGTATCGAATCCGGTGGATGTTTTGACCTATGTTGCTTGGAAGTTGTCTGGGTTTCCAGTGAATCGGGTTATCGGGTCGGGTACGAACTTGGATTCGTCTAGGTTTCGGTTTTTGATTGCTGATCACCTTGATGTTAATGCGCAGGATGTGCag GCATACATTGTTGGTGAACATGGTGATAGCTCTGTTGCACTGTGGTCTAGTATTAGCGTTGGAGGGATTCCGGTTCTTAGCTTTCTGGAGAGTCAACAAATTGCTTTTGAGAAGGATACATTGGAAAAAATCCATAAACAAGTTGTGCAGAGTGCATATGAAGTGATCAATCTCAAAGGCTACACATCGTGGGCAATCGGATACTCTGTGGCTAACTTGGCTTTTTCAATCATTCGAGATCAGAGAAGGATTCACCCCGTCTCAATCCTAGCAAAGGGGTTCTATGGTATTGATGGCGGTGATGTTTTCTTGAGCTTGCCTGCACAGCTTGGTAGAAATGGAGTTTTAGGTGTGACTAATGTGCATCTTACTGATGAGGAAATTCAGCAACTTAGGAACTCTGCTGAGACTATCTTAGAAGTACAAAACCAGTTGGGAATTTAA